The genome window tctctggTTCTCGCTCTTGGCGGTGGTCCTGACCATGACCGAAAGGGTTTCCGATACTGGAGCAACCCTGGGTATGTTCCCCAACTCTTTACTCTTTCTCTCTGAGCCTTGCTAACGAAAACAGCGCCTTCAAGCCTTATATCATGACTGGCGACGCTGGACGATTCCTCGGCTTCTGGTCCTGCATGGTCAATGCTACCTTTGCCTACCTCGGAACTGAGCTCGTCGGTGTAACAGTCGCTGAGGCTCAGAACCCCCGCAAGACCGTCCCTCGCGCCATCAAGCTGACCTTTTACCGAATCCTCTTCTTCTACTGTCTCTccgtcctcctcgtcggaATGATTGTCCCCTACAACTCCGAGGAGCTTGCCTTTgccaacaaggccaagaccGGTGCTTCTGCCTCTCCCTTCGTCGTCGCTGCCGATATCGCTGGTGTCAAGGTCCTCCCTCACATCGTCAACGCTTGTATCTgcgtcttcgtcttctccGCCTCCAACTCTGATCTGTACATTGCTAGCCGTACTCTTTACGGTCTTGCTTCCGACGGTTCAGCCCCTGCTATCTTCAAGAAGACTGACAAGCACGGTGTTCCCATCTACGCCCTTGCCATGTCTGCTTCGTTCTGTCTCCTGGCTTTCATGAACGTTGCAGACGACTCGACCAAGGTTTTCGGTTACTTCGTCAACCTCACCACCATCTTCGGTCTCATGTCCTGGATCTCTATCCTCACAACTCACATCTGGTGGTGCCGCGCCAAGAAGGCCCAAGGCCTCGCCAACGAAGCTCTTCCCTACGTCGCCCCCTTCGGCATGTGGGGATCCATCGCTGCTCTCTCCATGTGCATTCTCATCGCCCTCACCAAGAACTACGACGTTTTCGTCAGGGATCAAGAGACTGGCAAGATCTTTGGTGGTGAGAAGTACAAGACTTTCATCACTGGTTACCTTGGTATTCCCGTGTACCTGATCCTCATCTTTGGCCACAAGTTCATCACTAAGTCTCGCGGTGTCAAGCCCCATGAGGCCGACTTCTACACTGGAAAGGATGTTATTGATcgtgaggaggaggagttcTTGGCTGCTCAGGCCGCTAAGCGTGAGGCCGAGGGTCCCAACCGTGGAGGATGGTTCTACAAGACCTTCGTCTCTTGGTTGTTCTAGATGCGTCCTTTATCGGATGTTTACAGTGTATATGAAGATGCCCGTTCGCGGATAATGAGCGTATGTAGTCAAGATGAATATTATCTTCCACATTCAACAATTCATGAACCATGTTTCCAACCTAAAAGTTAACTCCCAACGTGTGCTAAAATGACGTTCGACAATTGTACCATTTCGGTGTATCTTCACTCGAGTCAATTGAACTCAAGTTGTGGACGACTTCAATTAGAAGGCACTCCCCGAGGAGGCCAAAGTCCGCGAGATGCATAGAagtctcaacaccacccGTATACCTAGTTAAAGCGTACACCGGCGAACCTATCGCTGGATTGTAGAGTCACTCTCGCCAGCCCACAGGCAAAGAGCTCGACTGATAGTACCTGAGAGAACAGATGAAAGTCAATCTGACTCTTTAGTCGTTTTGTCAGTGTCGGTTGTCATAAGTCTTGGCGAACATGTCGATATTGCCAACCAACTTCCCCAAGAGTCATCCAATTCTTATCACTTGTAGACATCGATATTTCGACCTCACATGTGTGGCTAGAGAGTGTCCCGGTAGTTTATCGTCACTAGAAGCCACATGCCAAACTCACGGCTATGGAGGAGATGATAGTATCATATAGTCGTTAAATGAGCCGAAATCGCATCATGAGATAGCGACATCAGGCCATTACTCCATCCATCAGCAACGTAATTTCACCGAGTAATCTCATTGCATGTTCTTAACTCGTAGAcatatttattatctaaaaGTCCAAAAAGTCCAGATATGACGGATTTCTATGATTCAACGGAAACTTGAGATCTCCTTCACTCGATCTCTCAGGGTGTCCTGGTCTGACACCCAACATGCCCCTCCCAAAGGGAACTTGTGTCGTCTGCCCTATTCTAAAAACAATGCCTTTTGATGCAAAAGCATCTTCAAGTTCTTTGATCTCTTCTTTTGGCGGGACTTCATAAGGATCTACAGCGACGACACTCAAGTTCTGAAACCGATATACCTTCTTCGCCATGCCAAGTAGGTCTCGGTGCATTTCTGGCCAAGCCAACACCATTCCTATATGAAGAATCTGCAATGATGAAGGGAGACTCGCCATGAAAATCTCAGGTCCAATATCTTTCATCGCTTCGAATCTTTGCTctcgctcttcttcatcgtcgaaaACAGGACCGTAAAGGAGAAGTTGTTCAATCTCGAGGATCTCAAGACGGGGAAAGTCGACGAAGCTGGCGTCGCCGCGGAGTGATGAGTCCCAGCGGAGGAACATAGATACTTGTTCGATGATATCTTGTGCGCCGCCGGATGTGTGCTCCCACGTTGTGCTGGTGTAGCATAATCGCCGTAATGATTGACTAACGGGGGTgaggtggtgatgttggagaaCAGTATATTTATCCATATCGCAGAAGTATTCGAGGTCTTCGAGAACTGgacttcggcgaaggattTTGGCGAGATTATCGGGGTCTAGGCCGTGTAGTGATAGGCGGCGGAGACTTGCGAGGGCAGTGTCCCATGGTTCTGAGCGGAAGCGTTCACGAAGGGGGATGTCTGTCCCGCAGTCTGCATCGCTGGCTGCCAACACTTCAAGATTCTGTGCTTTGGCTAGGACATCCTGCATTTGTTGAATGTGGCAGCATTCGTCAGGATTCTTGCCCTGGCCTGGCAATACTAGATACTTGAGATTTGGTAAGTAGAAAGGGGAGTCTCTTATGTACTGTAGCCCTTCTTGTGATGATCGGTAAATAAGTAGTTGCTCCACGAAAGGCGCAGCCATAATGGAAGCTTCTTGCAACCACTTTGAATCAACATGTTCATAAGACGGCAGAGCACGAAAACCAGCGCGCTCACCAGCTTGTCGAAAGAGAGCCTGCGTTTCTTCAGAGATCTGACGAGCAGTCACTTCTCTCAACGCAAAGAATGCCAAAGCACGAACATGTTTAGCCAAGTCAGGTCTCTCAAGAAGAGTACGAAGAAACCCCTCGAGAGTCTCAACTTCTCGTCTCCTTGCATCAGTATCACCCCACCACTCAGGACTACTCGAAGAATCCGACTGTCGTCCTGAGTGATAACAGTGGTACAAGATAGGCTGAGCCGTATTTCGAAAACGTCGACACGTGCGGCTCAAGCGAGATAATGCCTGCTGAGCCTCAATGGCGTGGTCGATCTCATCTGGCGGGAGATCGACGACATGTGCATGCTGGCAATGCACACAGAGATTGCGACATATGGCGGTAAAGATCTCGACGGGAAGATCGCCAATGGAAAGCTGCCGTCGCTTCCGCCAAAAGAAAGGAACCTCCGTCTGGAAGATTGGGCTGGGAGACCAGATATTCCCTCCGTGGAGGACATCCCGGTCCATCCTGGCAACGAGATGCATGGTATGATATGATGATCAAGTTAGGCTGTAAGTCCAGGGACGTGGGTATAAGGCGAGTGTAGGGATGGTTGCTGTACAAGCTGGACAAGAAGGATTTGAACAGCGAAAGTTGGACAGTGATATAAGAACAGCAGAGGCCTTGAAACGTGGAATCATGAACAACGTATGTAGATAAGTACTACTCGCCCCCTCAAGCGGAGAAGGGGTCGAGTGATTGGAATAGGAGTTGGTTGCTTAGATGCGGATATTGAAAGCGGAGGTGTGATCGCGGGAGCATCAACAAGGTATAATGGATCTTACGATGGCGTCGTCAAGGACCAGCCTTGGAGCTGCTGAATTACTAAATCGCAATTGGCGTCTTGTAAAAGGATCGAAGCTAAAGTCCAAGCCAATCGTATCTTGTGTCGCAATCACTCATCCAGCACCCACGGGTCCGTGAGCTGCATGTTTTTCCAGGGATTGGACAGCTAGGATCATGACAAGTAAAGGTGGTTTGAGCTCTTTTTTGTTCTTGCTTACTGTATGTGAGTCGACCAGGAAGGTAGTAGTTTCGGGCATACGGGACAAGCCAAATGAAGCatctgatgatgttggtcGGGGCAGAGCATGGTCTGTGTTAACAAGTTGAAGAAAGATGAAAACGGAAGGAGAATTATGTGAGAGAAAATAAACAGCCACCGAGGACTGAAACATATAAAAAGCAAATACACATCGATATCCCCTTGCATTGTGAATACTACTacgaaagaaaaagaaacgaaaggAGAGATGGCTGTGCCACGTTGTTGGGATCAACTTTACAAGGTCGAGATCGCGAGTCTCAGGACGCACGCGCAGCAGGTGGACCAAAATCTCCACATCCCGCTGATGATAATGGCCTCATTCTTGATCAGCCAAGCTTTTTCAATTTACAACCGTGCATCTCGTAATTCATCCTATCAATATCCCTCACGATATAGGGACATGAGAGTGGAGGTTTTGCTGATTCGCGTATCGAGGTGCAGAAACACAATGTTACAGTGAACCCAACGTCCGTTTTTCTCCATGCATTAAACTAAACGTGCAATGGTAACATCGCCTGTGGGAAACTTCAGGAACAGGAACCGAGTCTAGTGCGGAACGAGACCGAGACCTTATTAGCGCTGAGATGATGGGTCGAAACGTGGTCTGATGTTGATCAAATAGTCTTTTACCTGcgcaatcaatcaatcaatcactGACTCGGGGTTGACACCTGCTGCAAGATCCCGCTGCCATTCAACGGCTGGCGTCAGAGTTTAGAACCCGCCCTTTgctgcttttgcttttctgGAAGGACTCGATATTATTCTGACAGCTCGGAAAAAGATGAGCAATCACTTTTGGGATCAGGGCCATTGTTAGGCTGTGGAGGTGTAAAGCTGAGGTGCACGTGACCTCGCATTGGGGCGCGTCACCTTCCCAGCTACTGCTCGCGTCTCACTGAAACAGCCCGCGTAAAGCACATTCATCCACACCTAATTAGGCCACACGTCACAGCTCGATTGTGTCACACAAATTGTAAGCTGTACAAGATGCCCGAGTTCACCGGTGAGTCTTTCTTTGAACCTGGTATTTCTGCTGCTCTTACTAACAACCGTAGAGGCGGATACCATTCGTATCCTCGTTGCGACCGACAATCATGTCGGTTATGAAGAGCGAGACCCGATTCGTAGGGATGATAGTTGGAGAACTTTCGATGAGATTTTGAACCTCGCCCGGACTGAAGATGTACGACCCATCGCCCTTGATATCAATCATGACTTCTAACATGAATAGGTCGATATGGTTCTCCTCGCTGGCGATCTCTTTCACGACAACAAACCCTCCCGAAAGTCCCTGTACCAAGTCATGCGTACACTCCGACAAAACTGCCTGGGCATGAAACCTTGTCCTCTCGAATTCCTCTCCGATGCTGCATCTGTCTTTGAAGGTGCATTCACGCATGTCAACTACGAAGATCCCGACATCAACATTTCCATTCCTGTCTTTTCGATCCATGGCAATCATGATGATCCTTCCGGTGAAGGTAACTACTGTTCGCTTGATCTTTTACAAGCGAGCGGGCTACTCAATTACTACGGCCGTGTCCCCGAGGCAGACAACATCGAGGCCAAGCCGATTCTGCTACAGAAGGGTCTTACAAAGCTTGCCCTGTTTGGGTTGAGCAATGTTCGAGATGAGCGCATGTTCCGTACCTTCCGGGATCATAAAGTCAAGTGGTTTCGGCCTGAAACCCAGATGGCTGACTGGTTCAACTTGTTGGCTGTTCACCAAAATCACCATGCCCATACAGCCACATCCTACCTCCCCGAGAATGTCTTGCCTGACTGGTTGGATCTTGTAGTCTGGGGTCACGAGCACGAGTGTTTGATCGACCCTACACAGAACCCCGAAACAGGCTTTCACGTCATGCAGCCCGGCTCATCTGTCGCAACTTCACTGGTGCCCGGTGAGGCGGTTCAGAAGCACGTTGCTATTGTGAGCGTGACCGGCAAAGACTTCAAGGTCGACAAGCTTCCTCTCAAGAGTGTGCGTCCCTTTGTCACACGGGAAGTCATCCTTGCGCAGGACAAGCGCTTCAAAGGActtgacaagaagaaggataatCGCCAGGAAGTCACACGAAGACTGATGGAGGTGGTTGAGGAGATGATCGAGGAGGCCAATGCGGATTGGGAGGCCATCCAGACAGACGAAGAGGCTCTAGAAGAACGACCTCTTCCGCTAATTCGTCTGAAAGTGGAGTACACAGCCACGGAAGGTGGCCagtttgaggttgagaatcCCCAGAGGTTCTCAAATCGATTTGTTGGTAAGGTGGCCAACACGAATGATGTTGTCTACTTTTACCGCAAAAAGACGTCACAGCGTAGGTTACTGTCGCAGCTCGGTAGACAATTTACTGACAACGTCCAGGCAAGGCGAATGCTGCCAACCCAACAGACGCTCTTGAGGCACTCGATGGTGCTGATGACATGGTCAAGGTGGAGAATCTAGTGCAAGACTTTCTATCAGCGCAATCACTCAAGGTCCTTCCTCAAGGACCTTTTGGTGATGCTGTAACTCAATTCGTGACAAAGGATGACAAGCACGCGATGGAGCTGTTTGTTTCAGAGCACCTAACGGGACAAGTCCGATCCATGCTGGGCTTGGAGTCGGACGACGAAGACCTCAACAGTGCCATGGATATCTACCGAACAAGGatcgagcagcagcaagctaGCGGCATGCAGACAGCACGAGCGGAGAGGAAGCGAGTTCTCAAGCCAAAGCCAGCGACCTGGGACAGTGACTTTGATGGTAGCTGGGAGAATGAGCCAGATGCCTGGACATATGAGGATGAACAGGCCGAGACCTCTTCACGCGCATCTGCACCCGCACCTGCGCCAGCACGCAAGACTGCACGTGGACGAGCCAAGGCAACACAGCAAGACGATGACATGGACTTGATGGACGACAATGAGCCGCTCCCTGCACCTGCGAAGAAACCAGCAGCCAAACGAGCAACACGCGCCACAAAAGCAGCACCAGCCAAAAAGGCCCCGGCAAAGGGACGAGGCCGCAAGGCATTTGAAGACagtgaagacgaggaagaagacgtgATTATGGAATCAGAAGAAGAACCCgcacctcctccaccaaagACGCGACGAACCGCTGCGAAGAGCACCGCCAAGACACCGGCGACTCGAGGAGCGGGTAAGAATACACGGCAGACAAAGTTGAACTTTTCACAGTCGCAGAAGGGCGGTACGCAGAGTAAGGCTGTTGAGATtagcgatgatgagatttcGGATGATGATGCGTTTGAGCCGGCGCCTGCGACGACACGAAGTACGAGGAGGAGATAGAGCTGTGTGGAAGAATACCCTGGGCATGTAAGAAAAGTATAAAGAGTTATGATGAATTGAGCAAACTGTCACAGCTACAGAGAACGAAACTTGTTATAGACTATTCTGCATGGTTTGATAAGGACTTACAAGGCATGCGATATCCACCGGGCAACAACCGTCTTCCAAGATGACGATCCTCACCTTGATGGCATTTACAAAGTTTCACTCGAGGCCCCAGTGTATATCGCTTGTGCTTGACCAATGTCTCCCACAACGGTTCTCATCACTGTAAGAGTGCCTTGATGAGCGTTAGGTTCGATGTCGGCGAGACGAGTGACTAACTCCTGTTCCCATTATCAATTAGACTCATCACAATAAGTTCTATCCACTCTTCACAAGACATATCTTGTATCATATCTCATCCGACATCGCCTCCCGCTTCGGATCCGAAGCCCGAAGCCATGATGCCGCAGCGGGCCGCATATCTCCATGTCTATGCGGGGTAGCTTCAAAGATGGTCTAGCTCCCAACTTCTCACTCAGCTTTCAACGAACTCTGACTGTTTATCTTACAGACCAATGCTGAAAAAGAGGCGCCGAGGCATCCGCTGGGTTAAACATTGAAACATTTAATACTGTGTAGAAATGGACTGGCTTGGTTTAGTTGCCCCGCTCGTTGCTGAGCATGCCATCCTCACCTGATCTACCTTATATAACTACTCCTCTACCCCAACTGCATATTTCTGTGTCTGTGTCTGTGTTTATGTTTTAAGTGATACAAAATGGCTGCAGCTGGTCATATCCGTCTTGGAACCGCCTCCCCAGGCACCCAATCCTCCACCTCCGCTACCATCGCCCTCATCGACACCCTCGCCCAGCGCGCATCCTCATCCCACATcgacatcctcctcctccccgAGGCCTTCATCGGCGGGTATCCCCGCGGCAGCTCCTTCGGCTGTGAGATTGGTAATCGCAGTGCAGAAGGACGCGATGAATTCGCTCGTTACTTCGATTCAGCCATTGATCTCGGCGATACCGTTGGAcctggcggtggtggtgcGGGGATCAAGTGGGCGAAGAGACAGCTtggtgaggaggatgaagtccGTGGTGATGGCTCACGGGAGGAACTAGAGCGCATTGCGAAGGATACAGGTGTTTTTATCGTGGTGGGTTGTATTGAGAAAGCTGGTGGGAGCTTGTATTGCTCTGTTGTTTATGTTTGTCCCAAGGGCGGTATGCTTGGAAAGCGTCGCAAAGTCCTTCCTGTAAGAACCCCCCTCTACTCTATTATGATATGAGGTGAACTAACGGTTGTAGACTGGCTCTGAACGCCTCATCTGGGCTCAAGGCTCCCCCAGCACGCTCCAAGCCGTAACAACCACCATCCGCGGCATACGCATCAACCTCGCCGCCGCAATCTGCTGGGAGAACTACATGCCCCTTCTGCGCCAAAGCCTCTACGCTCAAAACATCAATCTCTACCTCGCGCCTACAGCCGATAACCGCGACGCATGGCTCGGTCTCATGCGAACAGTCGGTGTTGAAGGACGCTGTTTCGTCGTCAGCAGCAACATGTGCGTTCCCAAGAGCACCACTTCCTCTGAAACAAACGGTGTGAGACAGCGTCGTGGGTCGTGTATGACAGAGGAGGGATTTGAGATTGCGCTGCCGAAATCGCCGAGTCGAAGAAGACGTAAGTCGGtgtttgatgaggatgggaaTGAGATTGTGTTGGGgtgtgatgatgatggtacGAACActcaacctcctcctgcGAAGAGCGCTGTTTCTTCTGGAAAAGCGGGGTTTCTTTCGCGTGGAGGTTCATCGATTGTTTCGCCGTTTGGAGATGTCATTGCTGGACCGCAGTGGGAGGATCCTGATGGGTTGATCTTTGCGGATGTTGATTTCCGTGATTGTATCAGGGGCcgtcttgatcttgatgcTGCGGGGAGTTATTCGCGAAACGATGCGTTCAAGTTTAGTGTTGAGGGGTTGAACTTGGATCCTCTTCCTTATTGAGCCACGATTGTATGGAAATAGTGTATCAGATTGTAATGCTAACGCCTGCTTATGCTATGCTGTGCCATGCCTTCTATGGGTATTCCTACGCCTCGCTGTCCGAAATGTCATTTAGTTACTTGGATTCATCACCTGGTGGTGTTCGTTGTCTTTGCTCCTCCAAAACCTTCCGCTCGGAATCAACCTCCTTTCTCTGCCTTTCAAGCGCTGCTTGGGCGAGTACCTCTCGTCTACTCATCCCAGCAGTAGAATTGTTCTTAACTCCTCCCAACACAAATTCACCACCAGTCCAACCACCAAAGTCCTCAGGATaatcctcctcttcctcatcacgTCCAGAAACAGTATATCGCGATGTTTCGCCAATCGTATGTCCGCCTGATTTCCAATCCGCAGCGTCAACTTCTCTCTCGATCTGATGACACAAGTCCCAGAAGTTCCTGTCATGCGGACCATGAACATTATGCGCCAGTTCGTGGCACAATGTCTTGCGAATGGTTTTGTAATCGCGATATCCATCGTGCGCATCTGTTCGTAATCGTAGTTCGATGACCTCGCCTTGATTGCGATTCAATCCCAGAATGCGACTTGTTCCCTCATGTGTTGTTTGCGTATGCGAAAGAGGTTCCATCTCTGTAAGGAGACCAACAGCGAATTTGTGTTTCGTCATGGCAGCGCGAATACCAGGGTCTTCCTTCAGTCGCAGAAGAAGTTTCTGGCTGCGGTCTGGGTTCGGCAGGCCTTGGAGTGGTCGGACTTGAAGAAATGTATATTGCGAGTCTTGTGGATTTCGGCGCGTCGTCGTCGCATGACGTGCTTTACTCCTCTGCGCCATCCTCGCAGCATTGCGCTTCGCAACGCGCTCGGCCATATCCTGCACCTGCTGAATCTCCGCAGCGCCAGAGCCCATGAGGGTCAGATGCTTGCCCTTGAGGTCGAGGAGGGGCATATCGGGGTTCTTGAAGGGCGCTTTGAGGAGAGGAGTCTTTGGGGCGATGATCTTTTGGTTTGCGACGGGAATATCGAGACTCGCTTCAATCTCGTTGAAAAGGTCTGTAATCGTCGCATCTTCGGGGAATGAGAGTTCGTAAGTAACTTTTCGGTGTGTGATTGATAGTGTGAGCCAGGACTGCTCGCTGTCGGACATGGGAGAGTCTGCCATGTTTGTACAGCAGCGAAGTGGCGATGGATTCGTTGGAGACGTTATTGTCACGGTTGTTGAAAGAAGTATCTAAGTGTGGGTTTTGAGTTTGGGTTTGCGATTGTATGTAAAATGACGTGATGGTAAACGATAAGATGATATGGGGAGATATTTGTTTTATAGGTGTAGAGTTGGTAAGCAAGAGGGCGATTCTTTTTGTCGCGTAGATTGAGTGATGCTATCGTGTTCGGGGACTTTCGGCGTCTGCTTTGTAATACGTCACTTGCACTGCCTGGACGCCACCTCTAAGCAGACCGAAGGCACTGAAGAATTTACAGTGATGATTATGAGATCGGAAATAGTGAGTATGGAATTCTTGGCGAGTACCGATAAGTCCGGTTTTAAATAATTAGAATTGAGTTTATTAAAGCATTGGAAAGAGATTAAGTGTGGCGATGGTTCTGATTGCCCATGATTGTGGGATGCCTCAATTGGTAATGAGCGGAAATGTCTCTAAGGTTCTGCAGCACAATAACAACCACTGTAGTCATTCCAATGCCAATGGGTAACAAGACCAATAAAATCACTCAAGCCAACACCGTATTCCATTAGATCACTGATTCCGTATTtgcatctcaagatcatacATCACGTCACGTCAGTTAGTTACCCTAAATCACCCGGCCCCGAGATGACCTCTCGTACGAGTGTCACCATATGATAACGACGATCTTATCACTCCATCACGAGATCCGTTGGTTCACTTCAAAAAGCACGAACCCGACCCAAAAGCTTGGATCCGTTCCCGTGTGTGCCACAGACCACGACCCGAgcctcatcaccagcctcagcctcatcgacatcatcgctTGCGGTAGATCTCCCGCTTGCAACGACACTATCGACAAAAAAACCGTTGAGATCTTATCACGATCGATCTAAGAATTTAGCTTGTGGCTTATAACCGAGACATGAACTACGTATTACCGACAACAACTATTGACAGCGATTACTGAGATGTGATCTGTAGAACCGGATCATGTCCTCACCCGCAAGTGTCACGTATCACACAATTCTGAGAAACATGTAACAAGATAAACCCAAATTCAACTCTTTATTTACTCCTACTATACAGAGTACATATAAACAAAAATGAACGAAGTCGTAAACTTCATGCCCCAAAACGCCgctagatataatataagacGTGAGAAAAACATCGTTCGTCgttcgtcgtcgtcgtctcCGAATTAATAATAGCATTCTTAGAGTTTTTATAC of Fusarium oxysporum Fo47 chromosome I, complete sequence contains these proteins:
- a CDS encoding amino acid permease/ SLC12A domain-containing protein, encoding MSGVEKGNDVEKTDLGYDASAAPTKDLGVGEDRHIRGLETSAETSLHRGLKARHITMIAIGGAIGTGLIVGTGKALAQAGPGSVFICYTLVGFVVFLVMAALGEMAAWLPMSAGFTGYASRFCDPSLGFALGWTYWFKYIIVTPNQLTAAALVIQYWVDRDTVNPGVFIAIFLVTICVINYFGIRFFGELEFWLSSFKVIVIIGIILFSLVLALGGGPDHDRKGFRYWSNPGAFKPYIMTGDAGRFLGFWSCMVNATFAYLGTELVGVTVAEAQNPRKTVPRAIKLTFYRILFFYCLSVLLVGMIVPYNSEELAFANKAKTGASASPFVVAADIAGVKVLPHIVNACICVFVFSASNSDLYIASRTLYGLASDGSAPAIFKKTDKHGVPIYALAMSASFCLLAFMNVADDSTKVFGYFVNLTTIFGLMSWISILTTHIWWCRAKKAQGLANEALPYVAPFGMWGSIAALSMCILIALTKNYDVFVRDQETGKIFGGEKYKTFITGYLGIPVYLILIFGHKFITKSRGVKPHEADFYTGKDVIDREEEEFLAAQAAKREAEGPNRGGWFYKTFVSWLF
- a CDS encoding Mre11 DNA-binding presumed domain-containing protein, which encodes MPEFTEADTIRILVATDNHVGYEERDPIRRDDSWRTFDEILNLARTEDVDMVLLAGDLFHDNKPSRKSLYQVMRTLRQNCLGMKPCPLEFLSDAASVFEGAFTHVNYEDPDINISIPVFSIHGNHDDPSGEGNYCSLDLLQASGLLNYYGRVPEADNIEAKPILLQKGLTKLALFGLSNVRDERMFRTFRDHKVKWFRPETQMADWFNLLAVHQNHHAHTATSYLPENVLPDWLDLVVWGHEHECLIDPTQNPETGFHVMQPGSSVATSLVPGEAVQKHVAIVSVTGKDFKVDKLPLKSVRPFVTREVILAQDKRFKGLDKKKDNRQEVTRRLMEVVEEMIEEANADWEAIQTDEEALEERPLPLIRLKVEYTATEGGQFEVENPQRFSNRFVGKVANTNDVVYFYRKKTSQRKANAANPTDALEALDGADDMVKVENLVQDFLSAQSLKVLPQGPFGDAVTQFVTKDDKHAMELFVSEHLTGQVRSMLGLESDDEDLNSAMDIYRTRIEQQQASGMQTARAERKRVLKPKPATWDSDFDGSWENEPDAWTYEDEQAETSSRASAPAPAPARKTARGRAKATQQDDDMDLMDDNEPLPAPAKKPAAKRATRATKAAPAKKAPAKGRGRKAFEDSEDEEEDVIMESEEEPAPPPPKTRRTAAKSTAKTPATRGAGKNTRQTKLNFSQSQKGGTQSKAVEISDDEISDDDAFEPAPATTRSTRRR
- a CDS encoding carbon-nitrogen hydrolase yields the protein MAAAGHIRLGTASPGTQSSTSATIALIDTLAQRASSSHIDILLLPEAFIGGYPRGSSFGCEIGNRSAEGRDEFARYFDSAIDLGDTVGPGGGGAGIKWAKRQLGEEDEVRGDGSREELERIAKDTGVFIVVGCIEKAGGSLYCSVVYVCPKGGMLGKRRKVLPTGSERLIWAQGSPSTLQAVTTTIRGIRINLAAAICWENYMPLLRQSLYAQNINLYLAPTADNRDAWLGLMRTVGVEGRCFVVSSNMCVPKSTTSSETNGVRQRRGSCMTEEGFEIALPKSPSRRRRKSVFDEDGNEIVLGCDDDGTNTQPPPAKSAVSSGKAGFLSRGGSSIVSPFGDVIAGPQWEDPDGLIFADVDFRDCIRGRLDLDAAGSYSRNDAFKFSVEGLNLDPLPY
- a CDS encoding WLM domain-containing protein, with translation MADSPMSDSEQSWLTLSITHRKVTYELSFPEDATITDLFNEIEASLDIPVANQKIIAPKTPLLKAPFKNPDMPLLDLKGKHLTLMGSGAAEIQQVQDMAERVAKRNAARMAQRSKARHATTTRRNPQDSQYTFLQVRPLQGLPNPDRSQKLLLRLKEDPGIRAAMTKHKFAVGLLTEMEPLSHTQTTHEGTSRILGLNRNQGEVIELRLRTDAHDGYRDYKTIRKTLCHELAHNVHGPHDRNFWDLCHQIEREVDAADWKSGGHTIGETSRYTVSGRDEEEEDYPEDFGGWTGGEFVLGGVKNNSTAGMSRREVLAQAALERQRKEVDSERKVLEEQRQRTPPGDESK